The Breoghania sp. genome has a segment encoding these proteins:
- a CDS encoding LacI family DNA-binding transcriptional regulator: protein MPDNRMRARAERAREHRNGRRKRRLTLANLAERLGVSTATISLALRDSPLVAQATRERVKEAATEAGYIYNRSAAALRTARSNVVGVAVHDILNPYFASIFRALEDALGENDQIVFICNHQDDIDRQRSFVQSLLQHRADGVVLCPSVGTQADEINRLVEAGLPVALICRDVEGARAPVVRGDDRKGTRMAVRHLIAMGHRRIAFLGGRRQTSTGRDRLEGWRDALAEAGVDPRSQLDVPELMTREDGFAMAPILMQRAPRPSAVMCFNDMIARGLVEGLRRHGLEAGRDIAVVGYDDALDAATSTPSLTTVNSGGPQIGERAAEVILSLIAARDEETAPAMERTIIAPHLVARESTAHACPADGDGIENEEE, encoded by the coding sequence ATGCCGGACAACCGCATGCGGGCCCGTGCCGAACGGGCGAGGGAACACAGAAACGGTCGCCGCAAGCGGCGGCTGACGCTGGCAAACCTTGCGGAGAGGCTGGGCGTCTCCACCGCCACGATCTCCCTCGCCCTGCGCGACTCCCCCCTCGTTGCGCAGGCGACGCGCGAGCGCGTGAAAGAGGCGGCCACAGAGGCGGGCTACATCTACAACCGCTCCGCCGCCGCCCTTCGCACCGCACGCTCCAACGTGGTCGGCGTCGCCGTTCACGACATCCTCAATCCCTATTTCGCCTCGATCTTCCGCGCGCTTGAAGATGCGCTGGGCGAAAACGACCAGATCGTCTTCATCTGCAATCATCAAGACGACATCGACCGCCAGCGCAGTTTCGTGCAGTCGCTGCTGCAGCACCGCGCCGACGGGGTGGTGCTGTGCCCCTCGGTGGGAACGCAGGCCGACGAGATCAATCGGCTGGTGGAGGCGGGCTTGCCGGTCGCGCTCATCTGTCGCGACGTGGAGGGCGCGCGCGCGCCGGTCGTACGCGGCGATGATCGCAAGGGAACGCGCATGGCCGTGCGCCATCTCATCGCGATGGGGCATCGCCGGATCGCCTTTCTGGGCGGCAGGCGGCAGACCTCCACCGGGCGGGACCGGCTGGAAGGGTGGCGCGATGCGCTGGCGGAAGCGGGCGTCGATCCGCGTTCCCAGCTCGATGTGCCTGAATTGATGACCCGCGAGGACGGGTTCGCCATGGCCCCGATCCTCATGCAGCGCGCGCCGCGCCCGAGCGCCGTCATGTGTTTCAACGACATGATCGCCCGTGGTCTGGTGGAGGGCCTGCGCAGGCATGGTCTTGAAGCGGGCCGCGATATCGCTGTCGTCGGCTATGACGATGCGCTCGACGCGGCCACCTCCACGCCGTCGCTGACCACGGTCAACAGCGGTGGTCCGCAGATCGGCGAACGGGCGGCGGAGGTCATCCTGTCGCTGATCGCGGCACGGGATGAGGAGACTGCGCCCGCGATGGAGCGCACCATCATCGCCCCGCATCTCGTGGCGCGTGAAAGCACCGCGCATGCCT
- a CDS encoding DMT family transporter gives MTGDTRKPGRAAVDVDRAQDFTPEQIKARLAGILLIVVTVAFFSVLDTTAKYLSQELPTLQVVWFRFTSHFVMAIFFFRVWKRRHILHTKRPVLQVVRSLGLLGTTIFNFMALRYLQLSDTVTIMFAGPLLVTALAGPVLGEWAGRRRWTAIGVGFLGVLIVTRPGLGGLHWAVSLSLAAMICYAVYALTTRILTETDSVDGMLLISGAVASLAMTPVVVTVWETPQSLGTWALLCSTGFFGGFGHWLLTKAHAIVPAPVLAPFFYSQIVWMVALGYIVFGDVPGFTTILGASVIVGSGLYLLYRERQLNRSSAPVPKA, from the coding sequence ATGACGGGCGATACCCGAAAACCCGGCCGCGCGGCGGTCGATGTCGACAGGGCGCAGGATTTCACGCCGGAACAGATCAAGGCGCGCCTTGCTGGCATCCTGCTGATCGTCGTGACCGTTGCGTTCTTCTCCGTGCTCGACACCACGGCCAAATATCTGAGCCAGGAGTTGCCCACGCTTCAGGTCGTCTGGTTCCGCTTCACCAGCCATTTCGTGATGGCGATCTTCTTCTTCCGGGTCTGGAAGCGCCGCCACATCCTGCATACGAAGCGCCCGGTTCTGCAGGTCGTGCGTTCGCTGGGCCTGCTGGGCACCACGATCTTCAACTTCATGGCGCTGCGCTATCTCCAGCTTTCCGACACCGTCACCATCATGTTTGCCGGGCCCCTTCTGGTCACGGCGCTTGCCGGGCCGGTGCTGGGCGAATGGGCCGGGCGGCGGCGCTGGACGGCGATCGGCGTCGGTTTCCTTGGCGTGCTGATCGTCACGCGCCCCGGACTTGGCGGGCTGCATTGGGCGGTCAGCCTCTCTCTGGCGGCGATGATCTGCTACGCCGTTTATGCACTGACGACGCGCATCCTGACGGAAACGGACTCCGTCGATGGCATGTTGCTCATTTCCGGCGCCGTCGCATCCCTCGCCATGACCCCGGTCGTGGTCACGGTCTGGGAGACGCCGCAATCGCTTGGCACCTGGGCGCTTCTGTGTTCCACCGGCTTCTTCGGCGGTTTCGGCCACTGGCTTCTCACCAAGGCCCACGCCATCGTGCCCGCGCCGGTGCTCGCGCCTTTCTTCTACAGCCAGATCGTCTGGATGGTCGCTCTGGGCTACATCGTCTTTGGCGATGTTCCCGGCTTCACAACCATCCTCGGCGCGTCCGTCATTGTTGGGTCCGGCCTCTACCTCCTCTATCGCGAACGCCAGCTCAATCGCTCCTCCGCGCCCGTTCCAAAGGCTTGA
- a CDS encoding MarR family transcriptional regulator, with protein MAFNYKKSITFRLAQTAKACRARSGAHLSRIGLHPGQEAVLKVLADSDGLSMSELALSLGVQPPTVTKMITRMSAQDLVERRAAANDGRLARVYLTETGLARVELIDRAWKRLEKEALADFDDKDRKRLRKLLRLLERNLAASAAHDVALDAEIDAEDAAVSRDEATAPEALGEPAE; from the coding sequence ATGGCGTTCAACTACAAGAAGAGCATCACCTTTCGGCTGGCCCAGACAGCCAAGGCCTGCCGGGCCCGCTCCGGTGCGCATCTCTCGCGCATCGGGCTGCACCCGGGACAGGAAGCGGTGCTGAAGGTTCTGGCCGACAGCGACGGGCTGTCGATGAGCGAACTTGCCCTGTCGCTGGGCGTCCAGCCGCCCACCGTCACCAAGATGATCACCCGCATGTCGGCACAAGACCTGGTGGAACGCCGCGCCGCGGCAAATGACGGGCGTCTTGCCCGCGTCTATCTCACCGAAACCGGCCTTGCCCGCGTGGAGCTGATCGACCGGGCGTGGAAGCGGCTGGAAAAGGAAGCTCTGGCCGATTTCGACGACAAGGACCGCAAGCGTCTGCGCAAGCTCCTGCGCCTCCTGGAACGCAATCTTGCCGCCAGTGCCGCCCATGACGTGGCGCTCGATGCCGAGATCGATGCGGAAGACGCCGCTGTCTCGCGCGATGAGGCGACCGCACCCGAAGCCTTGGGCGAACCGGCCGAATAA
- a CDS encoding molybdopterin-synthase adenylyltransferase MoeB, producing MTGTCERPAGGKLAGEELERYARHIVLRDVGGPGQQRLKAARVLIVGAGGLGAPLIQYLAAAGVGTIGVVDDDTVSLSNLQRQIIHDTAAVGMPKVESAQASVARLNPHVTVETHNIRITPENAVELISAYDIVADGSDNFATRYGVSDACFHAKRTLVTAAIGQFDGSLTTLKPHLTDADGNPNPTYRCLFPNQPPEGLLPTCAQAGVLGALPGIIGTMQAMEVIKEIVGFGEDLVGRLVLYDARSTRMETIRYKWSAKNPLNGEGATGGA from the coding sequence ATGACAGGCACTTGTGAAAGGCCTGCCGGCGGCAAGCTGGCAGGCGAAGAGCTGGAACGCTATGCGCGTCACATTGTGCTGCGCGATGTCGGCGGGCCGGGGCAACAGCGCCTGAAGGCGGCGCGTGTACTGATCGTGGGCGCGGGCGGGCTCGGTGCGCCGCTGATCCAGTATCTGGCCGCCGCCGGTGTCGGCACCATCGGCGTCGTCGATGACGACACCGTTTCGCTGTCAAACCTTCAGCGCCAGATCATCCACGATACCGCAGCGGTGGGCATGCCCAAGGTGGAAAGCGCGCAAGCCTCCGTGGCCCGGCTCAATCCGCATGTGACGGTGGAGACGCACAACATACGCATCACGCCGGAAAATGCGGTGGAGCTGATTTCCGCCTATGACATCGTCGCCGACGGCTCGGACAATTTCGCCACCCGCTACGGCGTCTCGGATGCCTGTTTCCACGCGAAACGCACATTGGTGACGGCGGCCATCGGCCAGTTCGACGGCTCCCTCACCACGCTGAAACCGCATCTGACGGATGCGGATGGCAATCCCAACCCGACCTATCGCTGCCTGTTCCCGAACCAGCCGCCGGAGGGCCTTCTGCCCACCTGTGCGCAAGCCGGTGTTCTCGGCGCGCTTCCCGGCATCATCGGCACCATGCAGGCCATGGAAGTGATCAAGGAGATCGTCGGCTTCGGTGAAGATCTGGTGGGCCGTCTCGTTCTCTACGATGCGCGCTCCACGCGCATGGAGACGATCCGCTACAAGTGGTCGGCGAAAAACCCGCTCAATGGCGAGGGCGCGACCGGGGGCGCCTAG
- the hrcA gene encoding heat-inducible transcriptional repressor HrcA: protein MQDVNKPSIAISSLGGSLRDLDDRSREIFRSIVESYLETGEPVGSRNVSRLLPINLSAASVRNVMSDLEHLGLIFAPHTSAGRLPTELGLRFFVDALLEVGDVTRDEREAIEARVKASGDMRGVEQVLTEASQMLSGLSHGAGVVLTHKSDTRMKHIEFVRLEPTKALVVLVAEDGTVENRIIDLPDGLPASALMEASNYLNAHIRGRTLAESRRTMEKAKEESQAEIDELTRKLVDAGLATWAGSETGSRDTLIVRGRSNLLDAAASEDMERIRMLFDDLESKRELIQLLGAAERGDGVRIFIGSENKLFSMSGSSLIVSPYRDKEQRIVGVLGVIGPTRVNYARVIPMVDYTARVVSRLLG, encoded by the coding sequence ATGCAGGACGTGAACAAGCCTTCCATCGCGATCTCGAGCCTCGGCGGAAGCCTGCGCGATCTGGATGACCGCTCGCGCGAGATCTTCCGCTCCATCGTGGAATCCTATCTTGAAACGGGCGAGCCGGTGGGCTCGCGCAACGTCTCGCGCCTGTTGCCGATCAACCTGTCGGCGGCCTCGGTGCGCAATGTCATGTCGGACCTGGAGCATCTGGGCCTGATCTTTGCCCCCCACACCTCCGCCGGGCGCCTGCCCACCGAACTGGGCCTGCGCTTCTTCGTCGATGCGCTTCTGGAAGTGGGCGACGTGACGCGCGACGAGCGCGAGGCGATCGAGGCGCGGGTCAAGGCGTCGGGCGACATGCGCGGCGTGGAACAGGTGCTCACCGAGGCGAGCCAGATGCTCTCCGGCCTGTCCCATGGCGCGGGCGTGGTGCTGACCCACAAGTCCGACACCCGCATGAAGCACATCGAATTCGTCCGCCTTGAACCGACCAAGGCACTGGTCGTGCTGGTGGCGGAGGATGGCACGGTCGAAAACCGCATCATCGATCTGCCCGACGGGCTTCCGGCTTCCGCGCTCATGGAGGCGTCCAATTATCTGAACGCCCATATTCGCGGTCGCACGCTGGCGGAATCGCGCCGCACCATGGAAAAGGCCAAGGAGGAAAGCCAGGCGGAGATCGACGAGCTGACCCGCAAGCTGGTCGATGCCGGGCTTGCCACATGGGCGGGCAGCGAAACGGGCAGCCGTGACACGCTGATCGTGCGCGGGCGCTCCAACCTGCTCGATGCCGCCGCTTCGGAAGACATGGAACGCATCCGCATGCTGTTCGATGATCTTGAGAGCAAGCGCGAGCTGATCCAGCTTCTGGGGGCCGCGGAGCGGGGCGACGGTGTGCGCATCTTCATCGGATCGGAAAACAAGCTCTTTTCCATGTCCGGCTCCTCGCTGATCGTCTCGCCCTACCGCGACAAGGAGCAGCGTATCGTCGGCGTGCTGGGTGTCATAGGACCGACCCGGGTGAACTACGCGCGGGTGATTCCCATGGTCGACTACACCGCCAGGGTGGTCTCCCGGCTGCTCGGATAG
- the rph gene encoding ribonuclease PH, with protein sequence MRPSKRAADELRPVTLERRVSKHAEGSCLVKFGDTHVLCTASLEERVPPWLRGQNRGWVTAEYGMLPRATGERMRREASAGKQSGRTQEIQRLIGRSLRAVVDLEALGERQISVDCDVIQADGGTRTASITGAWVALNDCIEWMRARDMITKPVLKDHVAAISCGIYSGTPVLDLDYLEDSDADTDANFVMTGSGGLVEIQGTAEGSPFSVDEFNQLLGLAQGGIGRLVDLQKMAIL encoded by the coding sequence ATGCGACCTTCCAAACGCGCTGCCGACGAGTTGCGGCCGGTGACCCTCGAACGCCGTGTCTCCAAGCACGCTGAAGGCTCGTGCCTGGTCAAATTCGGCGACACGCACGTGCTGTGCACGGCGAGCCTCGAAGAGCGCGTTCCGCCCTGGCTGCGCGGCCAGAACCGCGGCTGGGTGACCGCCGAATACGGCATGCTGCCGCGCGCCACCGGCGAGCGCATGCGCCGCGAGGCCTCTGCCGGCAAGCAGTCCGGCCGCACGCAGGAAATCCAGCGTCTCATCGGCCGCTCGCTGCGCGCCGTTGTCGATCTGGAAGCCCTCGGCGAGCGCCAGATCTCCGTTGATTGCGACGTCATCCAGGCCGATGGCGGCACGCGCACGGCCTCCATCACCGGGGCATGGGTCGCGCTCAACGACTGCATCGAGTGGATGCGCGCGCGCGACATGATCACCAAGCCGGTCCTGAAGGACCACGTCGCCGCCATTTCCTGCGGCATCTATTCCGGCACGCCGGTGCTCGACCTCGATTACCTTGAGGACAGCGACGCGGACACGGACGCCAATTTCGTCATGACCGGGTCCGGCGGTCTCGTCGAAATCCAGGGCACGGCGGAAGGCTCGCCCTTCTCCGTCGATGAATTCAACCAGCTTCTGGGCCTCGCACAGGGCGGCATCGGCCGTCTGGTCGACCTTCAGAAGATGGCGATCCTTTGA
- the rdgB gene encoding RdgB/HAM1 family non-canonical purine NTP pyrophosphatase, translated as MTRRTLSPGRLVLASHNAGKLREIRALVEPFGMEVVSASELGLPEPEETGTTFEANSELKARASAEASGLPALADDSGLSVDALGGDPGIYSARWAGPDKDFAKAMRDVEDKLTQAAAKGNDDRTARFVCALCLAWPDGHVETFRGEIAGTMVWPPRGEQGFGYDPAFQPEGHARTFGEMSAEEKHGWTSGDNNPLSHRARAFKLFADTCLEPPRAS; from the coding sequence ATGACCCGCCGTACGCTCAGCCCCGGACGCCTCGTGCTTGCCAGCCACAATGCGGGCAAGCTGAGGGAAATCCGCGCGCTGGTGGAGCCCTTCGGGATGGAGGTGGTTTCCGCCTCCGAACTGGGCCTGCCGGAGCCGGAGGAAACGGGCACGACGTTTGAAGCCAATTCCGAACTGAAGGCACGGGCTTCGGCCGAAGCGTCCGGATTGCCGGCTCTGGCCGACGATTCCGGGCTTTCCGTCGATGCGCTGGGCGGCGATCCGGGCATCTATTCCGCCCGCTGGGCGGGGCCGGACAAGGATTTCGCCAAGGCCATGCGCGACGTGGAAGACAAACTCACGCAAGCCGCGGCCAAGGGCAATGACGACCGCACCGCGCGCTTTGTCTGCGCGCTGTGCCTTGCCTGGCCCGACGGTCATGTGGAGACCTTTCGCGGCGAGATCGCGGGCACGATGGTGTGGCCGCCGCGCGGCGAGCAGGGGTTCGGCTACGATCCCGCCTTCCAGCCGGAAGGCCACGCGCGCACATTCGGTGAAATGAGTGCGGAGGAAAAGCACGGCTGGACGTCGGGCGACAACAATCCGCTGTCGCATCGCGCCCGCGCCTTCAAGCTTTTCGCCGACACCTGTCTGGAGCCCCCGCGCGCCTCATGA
- the hemW gene encoding radical SAM family heme chaperone HemW translates to MTQVDPGFGIYIHWPFCAAKCPYCDFNSHVRHQAIDQERFARAFASELALFAQQTKGRTVTSIFFGGGTPSLMKPETVEAILGSVAKNWSIAPDVEISMEANPSSVEAERFRGYRAAGVNRVSLGVQALNDADLRFLGRLHDVDTALKAIEMARETFPRLSFDLIYARPGQTPEAWSAELERAIALAADHLSLYQLTIEHDTPFFKLYEAGKLVPPDPDAAADLYEVTLSTCEAHGMPAYEISNHAVPGAECRHNLVYWRYGDYVGVGPGAHGRLTGGNGKRATATELHPETWLARVEEHGHGMIEDQVLTMEEQGDEYLIMGLRLVEGVDLDRYEKLSGRRLDPRRLNDLISHGMVEKMEGSRVRATRDGFFVLDAVVADLAA, encoded by the coding sequence ATGACGCAAGTTGATCCGGGATTTGGCATCTATATCCATTGGCCGTTCTGCGCGGCCAAGTGCCCCTATTGCGACTTCAATTCCCATGTTCGCCATCAGGCGATCGATCAGGAGCGCTTTGCGCGCGCCTTTGCGAGCGAACTTGCGCTGTTTGCCCAGCAAACCAAGGGCCGCACGGTCACCTCCATCTTTTTCGGCGGCGGCACGCCCTCGCTGATGAAGCCGGAAACGGTGGAAGCGATCCTCGGATCGGTGGCGAAGAACTGGTCGATTGCGCCGGACGTGGAAATCTCCATGGAGGCCAATCCCTCCAGCGTGGAGGCCGAACGCTTCCGGGGTTACCGGGCGGCGGGCGTCAACCGGGTCTCGCTCGGCGTTCAGGCGCTCAACGATGCGGATCTGCGTTTTCTGGGCCGCCTGCACGATGTGGACACCGCGCTCAAGGCCATCGAGATGGCGCGCGAGACTTTCCCGCGGCTTTCCTTCGACCTGATCTATGCGCGCCCCGGACAGACGCCCGAGGCGTGGAGCGCGGAGCTGGAACGCGCCATCGCTCTCGCCGCCGATCACCTGTCGCTCTACCAGCTCACCATCGAGCACGACACGCCCTTCTTCAAGCTCTACGAGGCGGGCAAGCTCGTGCCGCCGGACCCGGATGCGGCCGCCGATCTCTATGAGGTGACGCTGTCGACCTGCGAAGCCCATGGCATGCCGGCCTACGAGATTTCCAACCACGCGGTTCCCGGTGCGGAATGCCGCCACAACCTCGTCTACTGGCGCTATGGCGACTATGTGGGCGTGGGACCGGGGGCCCATGGCCGTCTGACGGGGGGCAACGGCAAGCGGGCGACCGCGACCGAGCTTCACCCCGAGACATGGCTTGCCCGCGTGGAAGAACACGGCCATGGCATGATCGAGGATCAGGTCCTGACCATGGAAGAGCAGGGCGACGAATACCTGATCATGGGCCTGCGGCTTGTGGAGGGTGTCGATCTGGATCGCTACGAGAAGCTTTCCGGCCGCCGCCTCGACCCGCGCCGCCTCAATGATCTCATCTCCCACGGCATGGTGGAGAAGATGGAGGGATCGCGCGTGCGCGCCACCCGCGACGGTTTCTTCGTGCTGGATGCAGTGGTGGCGGATCTGGCGGCCTGA
- a CDS encoding Ldh family oxidoreductase, with protein sequence MSQNTSRVTPEAATRYCVDLLLHAGLPEADAHTVARCLVHADLRGVHTHGITRMQVYMERLADGLINPRPDMVVTKPTPVAAHVDGDNALGFVSATRAMDEAIAMAGEFGLALVAVNHSNHYGMAASYIIQAAEAGFMSFAFSNAPSAMPAWGGREPLLGTSPFAAGAPIGEGVAPFVLDFTPAITTRGALRRAVHLGKPIPEGLALDKEGRPTTDPKAAFEGVVLPMGGPKGSGLAMLMDVMAGVFSGAGHAGGVADLYGGTRPQDVGHMFMVIRPGLFMTTEDFLARMDVLKKAVHDLPRAEGFDEVLMPGERGARTEARYRSEGIPFTEEDIAFLNKTAAQFGTSDIELQG encoded by the coding sequence ATGAGCCAGAACACTTCGCGCGTCACGCCTGAAGCCGCCACCCGCTATTGCGTTGACCTTTTGCTTCACGCGGGCCTGCCGGAGGCGGATGCGCACACGGTTGCGCGTTGTCTCGTCCATGCGGATCTGCGCGGCGTTCATACCCATGGCATCACGCGGATGCAGGTTTACATGGAGCGTCTTGCGGACGGCCTCATCAATCCGCGCCCGGACATGGTCGTCACGAAGCCGACCCCGGTTGCCGCCCATGTGGATGGCGACAATGCGCTCGGTTTCGTCAGCGCCACCCGCGCCATGGACGAGGCGATCGCCATGGCTGGCGAATTTGGCCTCGCGCTGGTCGCCGTCAACCATTCCAATCACTATGGCATGGCCGCGTCCTACATCATTCAGGCAGCCGAAGCGGGCTTCATGTCGTTTGCCTTCTCCAATGCGCCCTCCGCCATGCCCGCATGGGGCGGACGCGAGCCGCTCTTGGGCACCTCGCCGTTTGCCGCGGGTGCGCCAATCGGCGAAGGCGTCGCGCCTTTCGTTCTGGATTTCACCCCTGCAATCACCACCCGCGGCGCGCTGCGCCGGGCGGTCCATCTAGGCAAGCCGATCCCGGAAGGTCTCGCGCTCGACAAGGAAGGCCGCCCGACCACCGATCCCAAGGCCGCCTTCGAGGGCGTGGTGCTGCCCATGGGCGGGCCGAAGGGCTCCGGCCTCGCCATGCTGATGGATGTGATGGCGGGGGTCTTTTCCGGTGCGGGCCATGCCGGGGGCGTGGCGGACCTTTACGGCGGCACACGCCCGCAGGATGTGGGCCACATGTTCATGGTCATCCGTCCGGGTCTCTTCATGACCACGGAAGATTTCCTTGCCCGCATGGATGTCTTGAAAAAGGCCGTCCACGACTTGCCGCGCGCCGAAGGTTTCGACGAGGTGCTGATGCCGGGGGAACGTGGCGCGCGCACAGAGGCGCGCTACCGCTCCGAGGGCATTCCCTTCACCGAAGAGGACATCGCCTTCCTCAACAAGACGGCGGCCCAGTTCGGCACGTCGGACATCGAGCTTCAGGGCTGA
- the nudC gene encoding NAD(+) diphosphatase codes for MSADRPPAYCDNALDRAAERRDDVAWLAEQKARKDAVFILLAGDRPVVAIDGEALRIRHGAGLAKSLGASEETMLLGLERAEEGTRPVFCAQVSAAVEEIEADIEAASSSALKLIDLRSLAMQGTLPDGDTGLLAQARSLSHWHATHRFCSRCGHETTMAQAGYRRDCPACSAPHFPRTDPVVIMLIAEGDMALLGRPHRLAEGVYTTLAGFMEPGETIEQAVRREVKEEAGVAVGPVRLLANQPWPFPASLMLGCEGEAASREIRLGDDELEDCRWFAREEVRQMLEGRHPGGLRVPPPISIAHWLIRRWVHDGAPSATD; via the coding sequence ATGTCCGCCGACCGCCCACCCGCCTATTGCGACAATGCGCTTGATCGCGCCGCCGAGCGCCGCGACGATGTTGCTTGGCTGGCGGAGCAGAAAGCGCGCAAGGATGCGGTCTTCATCCTGCTGGCCGGGGACAGGCCGGTCGTCGCCATTGATGGCGAGGCGCTCAGGATCCGCCATGGCGCGGGGCTGGCGAAAAGCCTTGGCGCCTCTGAAGAGACCATGCTGCTCGGTCTTGAACGGGCCGAGGAGGGAACGCGCCCGGTCTTTTGTGCGCAGGTGTCCGCGGCGGTCGAAGAGATCGAGGCCGACATCGAGGCGGCGAGTTCATCCGCGCTGAAGCTCATAGATCTGCGCTCGCTGGCCATGCAGGGCACGTTGCCGGATGGCGATACCGGGCTTCTGGCGCAGGCCCGCTCGCTCTCCCACTGGCACGCAACCCATCGTTTCTGCTCGCGCTGCGGGCATGAAACCACCATGGCGCAGGCCGGGTATCGTCGCGATTGCCCCGCCTGTTCGGCCCCCCATTTTCCGCGCACCGACCCGGTCGTCATCATGCTGATCGCGGAAGGTGACATGGCGCTTCTGGGCCGCCCGCACCGGCTGGCGGAAGGCGTCTACACCACGCTTGCCGGGTTCATGGAGCCGGGCGAGACCATCGAGCAGGCGGTGCGGCGCGAGGTGAAGGAGGAAGCGGGTGTTGCGGTTGGTCCCGTGCGCCTCCTCGCCAACCAGCCCTGGCCCTTCCCCGCCTCCCTGATGCTGGGCTGCGAAGGCGAGGCGGCAAGCCGCGAGATCCGGCTCGGCGATGACGAACTGGAAGATTGCCGCTGGTTTGCGCGCGAAGAGGTTCGCCAGATGCTGGAAGGCCGCCATCCGGGCGGACTGAGGGTTCCTCCGCCCATTTCCATCGCCCACTGGCTTATCCGCCGCTGGGTCCATGATGGCGCGCCGTCGGCCACCGATTGA
- a CDS encoding adenosine kinase: protein MTDLTYDVLGIGNAIADVFAHVEDDFLVNEKLVKGSMRLVDTQEAERLYGKMGSAVRMSGGSAGNTIAGLSSLGGVAAYIGKVADDELGKAYAHDMRGIGAHFDTAPLVGGNPTARSMILITPDGERTMNTYLGACTELGPDDIDADVVTRSAITYMEGYLWDPPAAKEAFRRAMKLAHDADRKTALTLSDSFCVDRYREEFRELIRTGAVDIVFANEHEIKALYETSDIQTAVDAVRQDAKLATITLSEKGALTVTREESFQVRANPVDEVVDLTGAGDLYAAGFLFGLARNYPLARCAELGCMAAAEVIGHVGARPETTLKNLAAQNGFDV from the coding sequence ATGACCGATCTGACCTATGACGTTCTTGGCATCGGCAACGCCATTGCCGATGTCTTCGCCCATGTGGAGGACGATTTCCTCGTCAACGAGAAGCTGGTGAAGGGGTCCATGCGCCTCGTTGATACGCAGGAGGCGGAACGTCTCTACGGAAAGATGGGGTCGGCGGTGCGCATGTCCGGCGGCAGCGCGGGCAACACCATTGCGGGGCTCTCCTCGCTGGGCGGTGTCGCGGCCTATATCGGCAAGGTCGCCGACGATGAACTCGGCAAGGCCTATGCGCATGACATGCGTGGCATCGGGGCGCATTTCGACACCGCGCCGCTTGTCGGCGGCAATCCCACCGCGCGCTCCATGATCCTGATCACGCCGGATGGCGAGCGCACCATGAACACCTATCTGGGTGCTTGCACCGAGCTTGGGCCTGACGATATCGACGCCGATGTCGTGACCCGCTCCGCCATCACCTACATGGAAGGCTATCTGTGGGATCCCCCGGCTGCGAAGGAAGCCTTCCGCCGCGCCATGAAGCTTGCCCACGATGCGGACCGCAAGACCGCGCTGACGCTTTCCGACAGCTTCTGCGTCGACCGGTACCGCGAGGAATTTCGCGAGCTGATCCGCACCGGTGCCGTTGATATCGTGTTCGCCAACGAGCATGAGATCAAGGCGCTCTATGAGACCTCCGACATCCAGACCGCGGTCGATGCGGTGCGCCAGGACGCGAAGCTCGCCACCATCACGCTGTCGGAAAAGGGCGCGCTGACGGTCACCCGCGAAGAGAGCTTCCAGGTGCGCGCGAACCCGGTTGACGAAGTGGTGGACCTGACGGGCGCGGGCGATCTCTATGCCGCCGGTTTCCTGTTCGGTCTGGCGCGCAACTATCCGCTGGCGCGCTGCGCGGAACTGGGCTGCATGGCAGCGGCGGAAGTGATCGGGCATGTCGGCGCGCGGCCCGAGACCACCTTGAAGAACCTCGCGGCCCAGAACGGTTTCGACGTCTGA